In the genome of Myxococcus stipitatus, one region contains:
- a CDS encoding HAD-IG family 5'-nucleotidase: MAPTLSPFRPIPGGPSPDPLHGSFRSPLNRARAEAAEQQAQQLLDDEALTRLLTAPREPRRDIVPRAREVFVNRNLRMSGVELIGFDMDYTLAIYHMRRLEQLSFDMTLAKLISEYHYPAVVGHLLYDHHFVMRGLAVDRLNGNILKMDRFGHVGRAYHGLRPLKSEVQRELYRNKRVRLRNPQFAWNDTLFALPETCLFAGIIELLESLGQTVDYGKLYDNIRDAIDTVHRDNSLKREVRKDLGRYVFLDPELGPALHKLRSGGKRLFLLTNSAWDYTDAVMKYLLDGQLAEYPSWRNYFDVVVTAAGKPGFFTEGRPFLELDTSTEEGRSLGEATSLDRGKVYSGGNLARFEELTGYRGEHILYVGDHIYGDILKSKKSSLWRTCMVVQEIEDEITYTATRQNEIGTLTQMEILRERLDDEVNHHKTLLNVLERRLEREPLSPSERESLDEQRRQLKSELDRMRRALKEATHIADTLEEDVEEGFNPYWGLLFKEGSENSRFGYQVEQYACLYTSRVSNFLHHSPMQYYRSPRDQMPHEQAGALSARLSPMGSEGPPKGAGKD, translated from the coding sequence GTGGCTCCAACTCTGTCCCCCTTCCGTCCCATCCCGGGCGGGCCCTCTCCGGACCCGCTTCACGGGAGCTTCCGTTCTCCACTCAACCGAGCCCGCGCCGAGGCCGCGGAGCAGCAAGCCCAGCAGCTGCTGGACGACGAGGCGTTGACGCGGTTGCTCACCGCGCCCCGCGAGCCCCGCCGCGACATCGTTCCGAGGGCGCGGGAGGTCTTCGTCAACCGCAACCTGCGCATGTCCGGCGTCGAGCTCATCGGCTTCGACATGGACTACACGCTGGCCATCTACCACATGCGCCGGCTGGAGCAGCTGTCGTTCGACATGACGCTGGCCAAGCTCATCAGCGAGTACCACTACCCCGCCGTGGTGGGGCACCTGCTCTACGACCATCACTTCGTGATGCGCGGGCTGGCGGTGGATCGGCTGAACGGGAACATCCTGAAGATGGACCGGTTCGGCCACGTGGGCCGCGCCTACCATGGCCTGCGCCCGCTGAAGTCCGAGGTGCAGCGGGAGCTGTACCGCAACAAGCGCGTGCGGCTGCGCAACCCCCAGTTCGCGTGGAACGACACGCTCTTCGCGCTGCCGGAGACATGCCTCTTCGCGGGCATCATCGAGCTGCTGGAGTCCCTGGGCCAGACGGTGGACTACGGCAAGCTCTACGACAACATCCGCGACGCCATCGACACGGTGCACCGGGACAACTCGCTCAAGCGCGAGGTGCGCAAGGACCTGGGCCGCTACGTGTTCCTGGACCCGGAGCTCGGGCCCGCCCTGCACAAGCTGCGCTCGGGCGGCAAGCGGCTCTTCCTGCTGACGAACTCCGCGTGGGACTACACGGACGCGGTGATGAAGTACCTGCTCGACGGACAGCTCGCGGAGTACCCGAGCTGGCGGAACTACTTCGACGTGGTGGTGACGGCCGCGGGCAAGCCGGGCTTCTTCACGGAGGGGCGCCCGTTCCTGGAGCTGGACACCTCCACCGAGGAGGGCCGCTCCCTGGGCGAGGCCACGTCGCTGGACCGCGGCAAGGTGTACTCGGGCGGCAACCTGGCGCGCTTCGAGGAGCTCACCGGCTACCGGGGTGAGCACATCCTCTACGTGGGCGACCACATCTACGGCGACATCCTGAAGTCGAAGAAGTCGTCGCTGTGGCGCACGTGCATGGTGGTGCAGGAGATTGAAGACGAGATCACCTACACGGCCACGCGGCAGAACGAGATTGGCACCCTCACGCAGATGGAGATCCTCCGGGAGCGTCTCGACGACGAGGTCAATCACCACAAGACGCTGCTGAACGTGCTGGAGCGCAGGCTGGAGCGAGAGCCCCTGTCCCCCTCCGAGCGCGAGTCCCTGGACGAGCAGCGTCGGCAGCTGAAGTCCGAGCTGGACCGGATGCGCCGCGCGCTGAAGGAGGCGACGCACATCGCCGACACCCTCGAGGAGGATGTCGAGGAGGGCTTCAATCCGTACTGGGGCCTGCTCTTCAAGGAGGGCAGCGAGAACAGCCGCTTCGGCTACCAGGTGGAGCAGTACGCGTGCCTCTACACGAGCCGCGTGTCGAACTTCCTGCACCACTCACCCATGCAGTACTACCGCTCGCCGCGAGACCAGATGCCCCATGAGCAGGCTGGCGCGCTGTCCGCGCGGCTGTCTCCCATGGGCAGCGAAGGTCCGCCCAAGGGCGCGGGGAAGGACTGA